In one Pseudomonas sp. 31-12 genomic region, the following are encoded:
- a CDS encoding type II toxin-antitoxin system HicB family antitoxin, translated as MKFPVVLHKDADSDYGVIIPDVPGCFSAGATVAQAFENVKEALSLHYEGLVADGDPLPQIREIDAHLDNPDYAGGVWGVVEFDITPYFGKSVRFNATLPEQLLERIDQTVRRDQRYSSRSGFLAAAALRELSA; from the coding sequence ATGAAATTCCCGGTCGTTCTGCACAAGGATGCCGACTCAGACTACGGAGTGATTATCCCGGACGTACCGGGTTGCTTCTCCGCAGGCGCTACTGTGGCGCAGGCATTTGAAAACGTAAAAGAGGCGTTGTCATTGCACTATGAAGGCCTGGTCGCCGATGGCGATCCACTTCCTCAGATACGCGAGATCGATGCTCACCTTGATAATCCCGATTACGCTGGTGGCGTGTGGGGTGTGGTCGAGTTCGATATCACGCCGTACTTCGGTAAGTCAGTGCGTTTCAATGCCACATTGCCGGAGCAGTTGCTTGAGCGTATCGATCAGACGGTCAGGCGGGATCAGCGATATAGCTCAAGGTCTGGCTTTTTGGCGGCTGCCGCGCTACGTGAGTTGTCGGCTTAA
- the betT gene encoding choline transporter BetT — translation MNPPVFYFAATFILLFGIVVIAMPEQAGAWLLEAQNWAANTVGWYYMLAMTLYLVFVVVTALSGYGKIKLGADHDEPEFSYLSWAGMLFAAGISITLFFFCVSEPLTHLAQPPQGEAGTADAARQAMQILFLHWGLHGWGVFAFVGMALAYFAYRHNLPLALRSALYPLIGKRINGPIGYAVDGFGIIATVFGLGADMGFGVLHLNSGLDYLFGIAHTQWIQVGLITLMMGAAIIVAVSGVDKGVRVMSDINMLLACALLLFVLFAGPTQHLLNTLIQNIGDYLGALPMKSFDLYAYDKPSDWLGGWTVFYWAWWIAWSPFVGLFIARISRGRTIREFVFGVLLIPLGFTLAWMSIFGNSAIDQVLNHGMTALGMSAVDNPSMTLYLLLETYPWSKTVIAVTVFISFVFFVTSADSGTVVLSTLSAKGGNPDEDGPKWLRVFWGAMTALVTSALLFSGSIDALKSAVVLTSLPFSMILLLMMWGLHKAFYLESQKQIAQLHSLAPVSGSRRGGWRQRLTQAVHFPSRDEVYRFLDTTVRPAIEEVSAVFVEKGLNVVTQPDPANDNVSLEIGHGEEHPFIYQVQMRGYFTPSFARGGMGSKELNNRRYYRAEVHLSEGSQDYDLVGYTKEQIINDILDQYERHLQFLHLVR, via the coding sequence ATGAATCCGCCGGTGTTTTACTTCGCGGCGACTTTCATCCTGCTGTTCGGCATCGTTGTCATCGCCATGCCTGAACAGGCCGGCGCCTGGCTGCTGGAAGCGCAAAACTGGGCGGCCAACACGGTCGGCTGGTATTACATGCTCGCGATGACGCTGTATCTGGTCTTCGTGGTGGTCACCGCCTTGTCCGGCTACGGCAAGATCAAGCTCGGTGCCGACCACGACGAACCCGAATTCAGTTACCTGTCCTGGGCCGGCATGCTGTTCGCCGCCGGGATCAGCATCACGCTGTTCTTCTTCTGTGTGTCCGAACCGCTGACCCACTTGGCGCAACCGCCCCAAGGCGAGGCCGGCACGGCGGATGCGGCGCGGCAGGCGATGCAGATTCTGTTTCTGCACTGGGGCTTGCACGGCTGGGGCGTGTTCGCTTTTGTCGGCATGGCGCTGGCGTACTTTGCCTATCGACACAACCTGCCGCTGGCCCTGCGTTCGGCGCTCTATCCGCTGATCGGCAAGCGCATCAACGGCCCGATCGGATATGCGGTGGACGGCTTCGGCATCATCGCCACCGTGTTCGGCCTCGGCGCCGACATGGGCTTCGGGGTGTTGCACCTCAACTCGGGCCTGGACTATCTGTTCGGCATCGCTCACACCCAGTGGATTCAGGTCGGCCTGATCACGCTGATGATGGGCGCGGCGATCATCGTTGCGGTGTCCGGCGTCGACAAGGGCGTGCGGGTGATGTCCGACATCAACATGCTGCTGGCCTGTGCACTGCTGCTGTTCGTGTTGTTCGCTGGCCCGACTCAGCACCTGCTCAACACTCTGATTCAGAACATCGGCGACTACCTCGGCGCCTTGCCGATGAAGAGTTTCGACCTGTACGCCTACGACAAGCCTAGCGACTGGCTGGGCGGCTGGACCGTGTTCTATTGGGCCTGGTGGATTGCGTGGTCGCCGTTCGTGGGTCTGTTCATCGCGCGGATTTCCCGTGGCCGGACCATCCGCGAATTCGTCTTCGGCGTGCTGCTGATTCCGCTCGGTTTCACCCTGGCGTGGATGTCGATCTTCGGCAACAGCGCCATCGACCAGGTGCTCAACCACGGCATGACCGCGCTCGGCATGTCGGCCGTCGACAACCCGTCGATGACCCTCTACCTGCTGCTGGAAACCTATCCGTGGAGCAAAACCGTGATTGCGGTCACGGTGTTCATCAGCTTCGTGTTCTTCGTCACCTCGGCCGACTCCGGCACCGTGGTGCTGTCGACGCTGTCCGCCAAGGGCGGTAATCCGGATGAAGACGGGCCGAAATGGCTGCGGGTGTTCTGGGGCGCCATGACCGCGCTGGTAACCAGTGCGCTGCTGTTCTCCGGCAGCATCGATGCGCTGAAGTCAGCGGTGGTGCTGACCTCGTTGCCGTTCTCGATGATTTTGCTGCTGATGATGTGGGGGCTGCACAAGGCGTTCTACCTGGAGTCGCAGAAACAGATCGCACAGCTGCATTCCCTGGCACCGGTGTCCGGTTCGCGGCGTGGCGGTTGGCGTCAGCGCTTGACTCAGGCCGTGCATTTCCCGTCTCGCGATGAGGTTTATCGATTCCTCGATACGACGGTGCGCCCGGCGATTGAAGAGGTGAGTGCGGTGTTCGTCGAGAAGGGTTTGAACGTGGTCACTCAGCCGGACCCGGCCAACGACAACGTCAGCCTGGAAATCGGTCACGGCGAGGAGCATCCCTTTATCTATCAGGTGCAGATGCGTGGTTACTTCACGCCATCGTTTGCCCGTGGCGGCATGGGTTCCAAGGAACTCAACAACCGTCGTTATTACCGTGCTGAAGTGCATTTGAGCGAGGGCAGTCAGGACTACGATCTGGTGGGTTACACCAAGGAACAGATCATCAACGACATCCTTGATCAGTACGAACGGCACCTGCAGTTCTTGCATCTGGTGCGTTGA
- the tauD gene encoding taurine dioxygenase, with protein MSNLTIVPLSYALGAQISGIDVSQPLNREQRDAIEQALLKHQVLFFRDQPITPQQQARFAANFGDLHIHPIYPNVPEQPEVLILDTAVTDVRDNAIWHTDVTFLPTPAMGAVLSAKLLPEFGGDTLWASGIAAYEALSAPLKSLLEGLTATHDFTRSFPLERYGNTPEALAQWEEVRRKNPPLSHPVIRTHPVSGRRSLFVNEGFTSKINELSETESETILKFLFAHATRPEFTIRWRWQKDDVAFWDNRVTQHYAVDDYRPARRVMQRATVLGDVPFFN; from the coding sequence ATGAGTAACCTGACCATCGTTCCCCTCAGCTACGCCCTCGGCGCGCAAATCAGCGGCATCGACGTGAGCCAGCCGCTGAATCGGGAACAGCGCGATGCCATCGAGCAAGCGCTGCTCAAGCATCAAGTATTGTTCTTCCGCGACCAGCCGATCACACCTCAGCAGCAGGCACGATTCGCCGCAAACTTTGGCGATCTGCACATCCACCCTATCTACCCGAACGTGCCGGAACAGCCCGAAGTGTTGATCCTCGACACCGCCGTCACCGACGTGCGCGACAACGCGATCTGGCACACCGACGTGACCTTCCTGCCGACCCCGGCCATGGGCGCGGTGCTGAGTGCCAAGCTGTTGCCGGAGTTTGGTGGCGACACGTTGTGGGCCAGCGGCATTGCGGCGTATGAAGCGTTGTCGGCGCCGCTGAAAAGCTTGCTCGAAGGGCTGACCGCCACTCACGATTTCACTCGCTCGTTCCCGCTGGAGCGTTATGGCAACACGCCTGAAGCATTGGCTCAGTGGGAAGAAGTGCGCCGCAAAAATCCGCCATTGTCGCACCCGGTGATTCGCACGCACCCGGTGAGCGGGCGTCGGTCGTTATTCGTCAATGAAGGCTTCACATCGAAGATCAATGAGCTGTCGGAAACCGAGAGTGAAACGATTCTGAAGTTTCTGTTTGCTCACGCAACGCGGCCAGAATTTACGATCCGCTGGCGTTGGCAGAAAGACGATGTGGCGTTCTGGGATAACCGTGTGACACAGCATTACGCCGTGGACGATTACCGGCCGGCACGGCGGGTGATGCAGCGGGCTACGGTGTTGGGGGATGTGCCGTTTTTTAACTGA
- the mgrA gene encoding L-glyceraldehyde 3-phosphate reductase produces MTYTAAENRYDSIPYRRVGRSGLVLPALSLGLWHNFGDSTPIDTQRSLLRTAFDLGINHFDLANNYGPPYGSAEINFGRLLREDFKQYRDELIISSKAGWDMWPGPYGQGGGSRKYVLASLDQSLQRLGLDYVDIFYSHRFDPDTPLEETASALATAVQQGKALYIGISSYSGVKTREMAALLKEWKVPLLIHQPAYNLLNRWVENDLLDVTDELGTGVIAFTPLAQGLLTDKYLNGIPKDARVNRPGGGSLQESHLSEANIAHVRGLNEIAKRRGQSLAQLALAWTLRDPRVTSALIGASRPEQIIENVGALKNLSFSAEELAEIDRFAQEGGINLWEKPSTAE; encoded by the coding sequence ATGACTTACACCGCTGCCGAAAACCGCTACGACTCTATCCCTTACCGCCGCGTGGGCCGCAGCGGTCTGGTGCTGCCGGCGCTGTCCCTGGGCTTGTGGCACAACTTCGGCGACAGCACGCCGATCGATACTCAACGTTCGTTGTTGCGCACCGCGTTCGACCTGGGCATCAACCACTTCGACCTGGCCAACAACTATGGCCCGCCGTACGGCAGCGCCGAGATCAACTTCGGTCGTTTGCTGCGTGAAGACTTCAAGCAGTACCGCGACGAGCTGATCATCTCGAGCAAGGCCGGTTGGGACATGTGGCCCGGTCCTTACGGTCAGGGCGGCGGTTCGCGCAAATACGTGCTGGCCAGCCTCGACCAGAGCCTGCAACGCTTGGGCTTGGACTACGTGGACATCTTCTACTCCCATCGCTTCGACCCGGACACGCCACTGGAAGAAACCGCCAGTGCGCTGGCCACTGCCGTGCAGCAGGGCAAGGCGTTGTACATCGGTATCTCGTCGTATTCCGGGGTGAAAACCCGTGAGATGGCGGCGCTGTTGAAAGAGTGGAAAGTGCCGTTGCTGATTCACCAACCGGCGTACAACCTGCTCAATCGCTGGGTGGAAAACGACCTGCTGGATGTCACCGACGAACTTGGCACCGGCGTGATTGCGTTCACGCCGCTGGCGCAGGGCTTGTTGACCGACAAATACCTCAATGGCATTCCGAAGGATGCTCGGGTCAACCGTCCGGGTGGTGGTTCGTTGCAGGAATCTCATCTGTCCGAAGCCAACATCGCCCATGTGCGTGGGCTCAACGAAATCGCCAAGCGTCGCGGTCAGAGCCTGGCGCAACTGGCGCTGGCGTGGACGCTGCGCGATCCGCGCGTGACTTCGGCGCTGATCGGCGCGAGCCGGCCGGAGCAGATTATCGAGAACGTCGGGGCGTTGAAGAATTTGAGCTTTAGTGCTGAGGAGCTGGCGGAGATTGATCGGTTTGCCCAAGAGGGTGGGATCAATCTTTGGGAGAAGCCTTCGACGGCTGAATAA